A genomic segment from Lates calcarifer isolate ASB-BC8 linkage group LG13, TLL_Latcal_v3, whole genome shotgun sequence encodes:
- the tet3 gene encoding LOW QUALITY PROTEIN: methylcytosine dioxygenase TET3 (The sequence of the model RefSeq protein was modified relative to this genomic sequence to represent the inferred CDS: deleted 2 bases in 1 codon) yields the protein MGCWNTDERETEKEEWRDREKEREREERDRGIGEDEREPESSDGDSASGRRSTNQGSSEAWRVEYFEDNSRGCLGNPKLAAETVHEVTSVDGPRSGGQMEIGSHDRLQEGALSLELANGVNRYRNDDEASMETEQQRAGSVPPRQCWVTGHGKVSDTQQQQPCWNSSSGATPGEPVHHANVEDAHNLVAFSAIAGSLPPSSSSSCLLVQPNTAQLYEKFTQEMGVEGAQASLSAGAPKGIHQPPEDLTTLQTALNQAKHGHKPPNCNCDGPDCPDYLEWLEKKIKLATNEDQGTHKIVNASPHSQPHLQQPLLRHHPQPHPQVNGGHSLSNSYSQQQQGTQGPHPDQVPCSKPPIPCSPQVLSIAKEKNVSLQTAIAIEALTQLSGTSPQAAGSPGQTPYNSNHHQHTQNLPSQPHNGSSLIPPSFGTHLSSSRSQSVPPGLHTSQQAPVSCEHHRPQSQGQPPHAAPLPSSTSPFLGQGKPPGYSPSPQQWQQSSGRGSEQRNAWMCMKPEPQSHFAAAPHSSLDPMSELKQLLGDTSGKFSNAHFKLPVTQQLSLTQNGGIQAQDNPALSRLKQEPGEHYHHTASMGHYGMANGQQQGQNYPGTPLSPGQAAISHSTQAALQQHLHYKRNLFSNHSSGFGAPGPRAPLACQNLKKWWPQMEAESLSHLAIKQEPKEPKKRKSNHGSPVIKAMSGVLTGPPLPKPKQIIIKKTKQKASMPTFLPQTQITIQKPPVLMMDRALALTNLQAGCLPSLPLHSNSTQAAAAGLPAPAQSQVSISSMTPSSTVSALSENTPALMGPLPPPVALVAHAKSEGAGSLASSNTSTTIPLTSTSPSSTSQLPSLINIDPKYEELIRQFEAEFGDSAPDASTSQSMEVTAPAPQLGKQSQTSPQDLSPTSSSTSQSAPLILTTQASSTPHPKDEEMEVNRNESGTQSEASLNQASTERPVAEQHEGSLHVSLQQEAVLEKQQQPSVVEDKFSMPCSPLPKRMKIEASGDIAVLSTTCYSEEDTPTKDSLPSSPSLRGFLESPLRYLDTPTKSLLDTPSKDLQEEFPSCTCVEQILEKDEGPYYNHLGSGPTVASIRDLMETRYGEKGDAIRIEKVVYTGKEGKSSRGCPIAKWVIRRSSETEKLLCLVRQRAGHHCANAVIIILIMAWEGVPRSLADKLYREISDTLTKYGNPTSRRCGLNDDRTCACQGKDPESCGASFSFGCSWSMYFNGCKYARSKMPRKFRLQGDHPEEEDKLRDNFQNLATEVAPLYKRLAPQAYSNQCQTEFRAPECRLGLKEGRPFSGVTACMDFCAHAHKDQHNLYNGCTVVCTLTKEDNRMVGEIPEDEQLHVLPLYKISPTDEFGSEEAQDLKMQTGAIQVLQAFRREVRKLPEPAKSCRQRRLEAKKAASEKKKNKLMQQAGETPEKTVVKAEVCITGSPQFQGNKAITKQEMKPNIKREPFNGSIDGYPVQAADPFNNIYPHPAYYARGGLPPAGQPSAPDPVNGYHPPPNLPAVHYGYYNYPPNALFPPKLRTYEGRNGSLPKAGSKAVQVDKKPDIQSLQARLVQSYPSHPEQANQPNHSAYAQPADYNQSRPSSVSSEPSNRGTPIIKQEPMDVPVYEGTVPSQAGANTPSTTTQPGAWPGHKLNGSIVPTNWDSHLNHKQSPEASLLNLEKQQFHQHTQQRQSSPYPQHWTSYSGSNASMASPAPSPSLQVPPSPSPSPHPGPALPGNIYQGSTRPATPRPSTPHPGTPQPGTSHSGSVTPQPGTPGPGTPGPGTPRRWASPAPSPQPNAWAIGPAAYSPGLKHSNPAGAYPDKIWSKTGESRCSTPLGLQEKAWKSCGGSVAGSTPSPAPEGRLFPDALQQSDQVCWDPRRVESDVESTKGQEEDEDEVWSDSEHNFLDPNIGGVAVAPAHGSILIECARRELHATTPLKKPDRAHPTRISLVFYQHKNLNQPMHGLALWEAKMKLLAERALQRQQEAALLGLSQDDIKALGKKRKWGATVAGASPGPGQSKDKREGPVTRLAPTFHTTSMVTVSPYAFTRLTGPYSHFV from the exons ACTGTTCACGAAGTCACTTCAGTGGATGGCCCCAGAAGTGGAGGCCAGATGGAAATTGGGTCACATGACCGCCTCCAGGAAGGCGCGCTGAGCCTGGAACTGGCCAATGGGGTGAATCGCTACAGAAATGATGATGAGGCATCTatggaaacagagcagcagagggcagGAAGTGTGCCTCCAAGGCAGTGCTGGGTGACAGGACATGGCAAGGTCAGTGACACCCAACaacagcagccatgttggaacagcagcagtggtgcaACCCCTGGTGAACCTGTCCACCATGCAAACGTGGAGGATGCCCATAATCTGGTGGCTTTTTCTGCCATTGCTGGCTCCTtgcctccttcttcctcctcttcctgccttCTTGTGCAGCCAAACACAGCCCAGCTATATGAGAAGTTCACCCAGGAGATGGGTGTTGAGGGGGCTCAGGCTAGCCTCTCTGCAGGGGCTCCTAAGGGAATCCACCAACCTCCAGAAGACCTGACCACCCTACAGACAGCACTGAACCAAGCCAAACATGGACACAAGCCCCCCAACTGCAACTGTGATGGGCCTGACTGTCCAGACTACCTTGAGTGGCTGGAGAAGAAGATTAAGTTGGCAACCAATGAGGATCAAGGCACCCACAAGATTGTCAATGCTTCCCCACACTCACAGCCTCATCTACAGCAACCCCTTTTGCGACATCACCCTCAGCCCCACCCCCAGGTGAATGGTGGTCACAGTTTGTCTAATTCATACTCTCAGCAGCAACAGGGAACTCAAGGCCCTCACCCCGACCAAGTGCCCTGCTCCAAACCCCCAATACCTTGCTCTCCCCAGGTGCTCTCCATAGCCAAGGAAAAGAACGTCAGTCTTCAGACAGCCATTGCCATAGAAGCCCTGACCCAGTTATCTGGTACCAGTCCACAAGCTGCTGGCTCTCCAGGTCAAACACCCTACAACAGTAACCACCACCAACATACCCAGAACCTACCATCCCAGCCCCACAATGGCTCTAGCTTGATTCCACCGTCTTTTGGCACCCACTTATCATCTTCACGTTCACAGTCCGTCCCTCCAGGACTACACACCAGCCAGCAGGCCCCAGTGTCCTGTGAGCACCACAGGCCCCAGTCGCAAGGCCAGCCACCCCATGCCgcccctctcccttcctctaCCTCTCCCTTCCTAGGTCAGGGAAAACCTCCAGGCTACAGCCCTAGTCCacagcagtggcagcagagcTCAGGCAGAGGCTCTGAACAGAGGAACGCATGGATGTGTATGAAGCCTGAGCCCCAGTCTCACTTCGCTGCTGCACCTCACAGTAGCTTAGACCCTATGTCAGAGCTCAAACAGCTGCTTGGTGACACCAGTGGCAAGTTCAGCAATGCTCATTTCAAGCTTCCAGtcacacagcagctcagcttAACCCAGAATGGAGGTATCCAGGCCCAGGATAACCCAGCACTGTCCAGGTTAAAGCAAGAGCCAGGGGAGCACTACCATCACACTGCCTCCATGGGACATTATGGCATGGCTAATGGTCAGCAGCAGGGTCAGAACTACCCCGGCACTCCCTTGTCACCTGGCCAAGCAGCCATTAGTCACTCCACTCAGGCAGCTCTGCAACAGCACCTTCACTACAAGAGGAACCTCTTCTCTAACCACTCCTCTGGCTTTGGAGCACCAGGCCCACGTGCACCTCTGGCTTGccaaaacttgaaaaaatgGTGGCcacagatggaggcagaaagTTTGTCACATCTGGCCATCAAACAGGAGCCTAAGGAACCCAAGAAGAGAAAAAGCAACCATGGATCTCCTGTCATAAAAGCTATGAGTGGGGTGCTTACAGGTCCTCCATTACCCAAACCCAAGCAGATAATCATCAAGAAGACCAAGCAGAAAGCCTCCATGCCAACCTTCCTGCCTCAGACTCAGATCACCATACAAAAACCACCAGTCCTCATGATGGACAGAGCCCTGGCCCTGACCAACCTGCAAGCAGGTTGTCTCCCCTCTCTGCCCCTCCACAGTAACTCCactcaggctgctgctgcaggccTCCCTGCCCCAGCCCAATCTCAGGTATCCATTTCCTCAATGACTCCCTCTTCCACTGTTTCTGCTTTGTCAGAAAACACTCCAGCCCTCATGGGCCCTCTGCCCCCACCTGTGGCCCTTGTAGCCCATGCTAAGTCAGAAGGAGCGGGCAGCTTGGCCTCCAGTAACACCAGCACCACCATACCTCTGACCTCTACATCTCCATCCAGCACCTCACAATTACCGAGTCTCATCAACATAGACCCTAAGTACGAAGAACTGATCCGCCAGTTTGAGGCTGAATTTGGGGACTCAGCCCCAGATGCATCCACCAGTCAGTCCATGGAGGTGACTGCTCCAGCCCCTCAGCTGGGGAAACAGTCCCAGACCAGTCCTCAGGACCTCAGTCCCACATCATCATCCACCTCCCAGTCGGCTCCCTTAATTCTCACCACTCAAGCCAGCTCCACACCTCATCCAAAGGATGAGGAGATGGAAGTTAATAGGAATGAGTCAGGGACCCAAAGTGAAGCAAGCTTGAATCAGGCATCCACAGAAAGACCTGTGGCGGAGCAGCATGAGGGGTCCCTCcatgtctctctgcagcaggaggctgtcctggaaaagcagcagcagcccagtGTGGTAGAGGATAAGTTCAGCATGCCATGTTCCCCGCTGCCTAAACGCATGAAGATTGAAGCTTCGGGTGATATAGCAGTACTGTCCACCACATGCTATTCTGAAGAGGACACACCCACCAAGGACAGTCTGCCTTCTTCGCCATCTCTAAGAGGCTTCCTTGAGTCTCCTCTACGCTACCTGGACACCCCCACCAAGAGCCTGCTGGATACTCCTTCCAAAGATCTACAGGAAGAATTCCCCTCCTGTACATGTGTGG AACAAATCCTGGAGAAAGATGAAGGGCCCTACTACAACCACCTGGGATCTGGACCTACTGTAGCCTCCATACGAGATCTGATGGAGACAAG ATATGGAGAGAAAGGGGATGCCATCCGGATTGAGAAGGTGGTATACACAGGCAAAGAGGGAAAGAGCTCGCGAGGATGTCCTATTGCAAAGTGG GTGATCCGTCGTAGCAGCGAGACAGAGAAGCTGCTGTGTCTGGTGCGTCAGCGTGCAGGCCACCACTGTGCCAACGCTGTCATTATCATCCTCATCATGGCCTGGGAAGGTGTCCCGAGGTCGCTGGCTGACAAGCTGTACCGTGAGATCAGCGACACCCTCACCAAATATGGCAACCCCACCAGCCGACGCTGTGGCCTCAATGATGA TCGTACCTGTGCGTGCCAAGGCAAGGATCCCGAAAGCTGTGGTGCTTCCTTCTCCTTTGGCTGCTCCTGGAGTATGTACTTTAACGGCTGTAAGTACGCCCGAAGCAAAATGCCGCGCAAGTTCAGGCTACAAGGAGATCACCCTGAAGAG GAGGACAAACTCAGGGATAACTTTCAGAATCTAGCAACTGAGGTGGCTCCTTTGTACAAACGGCTGGCCCCACAGGCGTACAGTAACCAG tgtcagACGGAGTTCAGAGCTCCAGAATGCAGGTTGGGCTTAAAGGAAGGCCGGCCATTCTCTGGAGTCACTGCTTGCATGGACTTCTGTGCCCACGCTCATAAGGACCAGCACAACCTCTACAATGGTTGCACAGTG GTGTGCACTTTAACTAAGGAGGACAACCGGATGGTGGGAGAGATCCCTGAGGACGAGCAGCTTCATGTGTTGCCTCTATATAAGATCTCTCCGACTGATGAGTTTGGCAGCGAGGAGGCCCAAGACCTCAAGATGCAGACAGGAGCCATCCAGGTACTTCAGGCTTTCCGCCGTGAGGTACGGAAGTTGCCCGAGCCTGCCAAGTCATGCCGACAACGCCGTCTGGAGGCCAAGAAGGCTGcctcagagaagaagaaaaacaaactcatgcAGCAGGCAGGGGAGACACCGGAGAAAACAGTGGTCAAGGCTGAGGTCTGCATCACAGGTTCTCCTCAATTCCAAGGCAATAAAG CAATTACAAAACAAGAGATGAAGCCCAACATCAAGAGGGAGCCCTTCAACGGATCAATAGATGGATACCCTGTGCAGGCAGCAGACCCATTCAATAACATTTATCCACACCCTGCCTACTATGCAAGGGGAGGCCTCCCCCCAGCTGGCCAGCCCTCTGCACCAGACCCAGTAAATGGTTACCATCCACCACCCAATCTGCCCGCAGTGCACTATGGCTACTACAACTACCCCCCTAATGCACTTTTCCCCCCTAAGTTGAGAACCTACGAGGGTCGGAATGGCTCTTTGCCTAAAGCAGGCAGTAAGGCTGTCCAAGTAGACAAGAAGCCTGATATTCAGAGCCTCCAGGCCAGACTGGTCCAGTCCTACCCCAGCCACCCAGAGCAAGCCAACCAACCAAACCATAGCGCTTATGCCCAGCCTGCAGACTACAACCAGTCCcgtccttcctctgtctcttctgaGCCCTCCAACAGAGGCACTCCAATCATCAAACAGGAGCCTATGGATGTGCCAGTCTATGAAGGCACAGTTCCAAGCCAGGCTGGTGCCAACACACCTAGCACCACCACCCAGCCTGGTGCATGGCCGGGGCACAAGCTTAATGGAAGTATTGTTCCCACAAACTGGGATAGCCATCTAAACCATAAACAAAGTCCTGAAGCCTCATTGTTGAACCTGGAAAAGCAGCAGTTTCACCAGCACACCCAGCAGCGGCAGTCCTCTCCTTACCCCCAGCACTGGACATCCTACTCTGGCTCGAATGCCTCGATGGCTTCCCCTGCCCCATCACCATCACTCCAGGtgcctccctctccatctccgTCCCCTCACCCTGGTCCAGCGCTCCCAGGTAACATATACCAAGGTTCCACACGCCCTGCCACCCCACGCCCAAGCACCCCTCACCCAGGCACACCACAACCTGGTACCTCTCACTCAGGCTCAGTTACACCACAGCCAGGCACCCCAGGTCCAGGCACACCAGGCCCAGGCACCCCCAGGCGCTGGGCCAGCCCTGCTCCTAGTCCTCAGCCGAATGCCTGGGCCATTGGCCCTGCTGCATATAGCCCTGGTTTGAAGCACAGCAATCCTGCAGGAGCCTACCCTGACAAAATCTGGTCCAAGACCGGGGAGAGTCGGTGTTCTACTCCCCTTGGGCTTCAAGAGAAGGCCTGGAAGTCTTGTGGAGGTTCAGTAGCAGGCAGTACCCCATCCCCTGCCCCTGAGGGCCGCCTCTTCCCTGATGCCCTGCAGCAGTCAGATCAGGTCTGCTGGGACCCCAGACGAGTTGAAAGTGACGTAGAGAGCACCAAGGGtcaggaagaggatgaggatgaggtaTGGTCTGACAGCGAGCACAACTTCCTGGATCCCAATATTGGTGGTGTAGCAGTAGCACCAGCCCATGGCTCCATCCTGATTGAATGTGCCCGACGGGAACTACATGCTACCACTCCACTCAAAAAGCCTGATCGCGCCCACCCCACCCGCATCTCTCTGGTCTTCTACCAGCACAAGAACCTCAACCAGCCCATGCACGGCCTGGCTCTGTGGGAGGCCAAAATGAAGCTGCTGGCAGAGCGAGCActgcagaggcagcaggaagCAGCTCTTCTTGGCCTCTCCCAGGATGACATCAAGGCCCTTGGGAAGAAACGCAAATGGGGGGCAACGGTGGCAGGTGCCAGTCCAGGACCTGGACAATCTAAAGACAAGAGGGAAGGGCCGGTGACGCGGTTAGCCCCCACGTTCCACACCACCTCTATGGTTACTGTGTCTCCCTATGCCTTCACCCGCCTCACTGGGCCCTACAGCCACTTCGTCTGA